The Drosophila suzukii unplaced genomic scaffold, CBGP_Dsuzu_IsoJpt1.0 scf_9, whole genome shotgun sequence genome includes a window with the following:
- the LOC139355125 gene encoding uncharacterized protein, producing the protein MRNWLSNSKRVVCSLNDAPPKYLGTHDELQEKVLGMWWLPESDMLTFVIKPELLQRSLAGSHTKRRVLSIVMSIFDPLGLLRFFNVRAKIILQNIWRSGVSWDEAIKEPDEIDWMKWQALLPKLSDLRFPRYMSCSSNVKSLQLHMFVDASLDAYAASSTFEPISVPRIELMAAVLGLRLAKCLESELSNEIEKRVFWTDAQDVLFWIRSDARKYPQFVALRVGEILEGSEVGEWRWVPSEQNVADDGTKWTKGVEVNSSIRWFSGPNYLLQDESK; encoded by the exons ATGAGAAACTGGCTGTCAAACTCCAAGCGCGTCGTATGCTCTCTGAATGACGCACCGCCTAAGTACCTTGGCACACACGATGAACTGCAGGAGAAAGTGTTAGGAATGTGGTGGCTGCCCGAGTCGGATATGCTAACGTTTGTCATCAAGCCTGAATTGCTGCAGAGGTCGTTAGCTGGCTCTCATACGAAGCGACGAGTGTTGAGTATCGTTATGTCCATTTTCGATCCACTCGGGCTTCTTCGATTTTTTAACGTGCGTGCCAAAATTATTCTACAAAATATTTGGAGGTCTGGTGTAAGCTGGGACGAAGCAATCAAGGAACCGGATGAGATTGACTGGATGAAATGGCAAGCCTTACTGCCAAAACTGAGCGATCTGCGTTTCCCTCGCTACATGTCATGCTCGAGTAATGTTAAGAGCCTGCAACTACATATGTTCGTTGATGCTAGTTTGGATGCCTACGCTGCG AGTAGCACCTTTGAACCTATATCGGTGCCACGAATAGAATTAATGGCAGCGGTTTTGGGATTGCGCCTGGCCAAGTGTTTGGAGTCTGAGCTATCAAACGAAATTGAAAAACGTGTGTTCTGGACCGATGCTCAAGATGTTCTGTTCTGGATAAGATCCGACGCTCGAAAGTACCCGCAATTTGTAGCTTTACGAGTTGGAGAAATTCTTGAAGGCTCTGAAGTTGGTGAATGGCGCTGGGTACCCTCGGAACAAAATGTAGCGGACGATGGGACTAAATGGACAAAAGGTGTTGAGGTAAATAGTTCAATACGATGGTTCTCCGGACCGAATTATCTTTTGCAGGATGAGTCGAAGTGA
- the LOC139355126 gene encoding uncharacterized protein, with product MCYAGSTTFQQTGASARCAKESYRFSTRDFLSVKPHGPELERLLLLKRDVEMDSIFIRTCQEEEFFDEIRCLKENRCLVNRKSTIYKCSPYLEPVGVLRMQGGIDAIENVEVSVKRPVILSRHHRIAYLIVEYHHRKYHHLHAEIVVNEIRQKYWIPGLRALVKEIINNYPVCCIRRAQPIPPMMGTLPKERLSPHTLPFTFTGVDYFGPIEVAVGRRREKRWGVLFTCLKVRAVHLELVPSLLTDSFLLALKLFIARRGVPLKLLSDNGTNFRGASRVLAQEIERISTSAVENKYPEMSFTFIPPESPHMGGSWEHMVRSTKSILTEILSNVGLREEDCALRWPMSNAL from the coding sequence ATGTGTTATGCCGGATCCACTACGTTTCAGCAAACTGGAGCGTCTGCGCGCTGCGCAAAAGAGAGTTATAGATTTTCTACGCGTGATTTTCTTTCCGTGAAACCGCACGGACCTGAGCTGGAGAGATTGCTTTTGCTTAAGCGCGATGTTGAAATGGACTCAATTTTTATACGGACATGTCAAGAAGAAGAGTTTTTTGATGAAATTCGATGCCTAAAGGAAAATCGTTGCCTGGTCAACCGGAAAAGCACAATATATAAATGCTCGCCGTACTTGGAACCCGTCGGAGTGCTTCGCATGCAAGGTGGAATCGATGCTATCGAAAATGTTGAAGTCAGCGTTAAGCGTCCTGTTATACTTTCGCGTCACCATAGGATTGCATACCTTATAGTAGAGTATCACCACCGGAAGTACCACCATCTGCATGCAGAAATAGTTGTCAACGAAATACGACAAAAGTATTGGATACCGGGCCTGCGAGCCCTTGTAAAGGAAATCATCAATAACTATCCAGTGTGCTGCATCAGGCGAGCGCAACCCATTCCACCGATGATGGGAACTTTACCAAAGGAACGTCTATCGCCACATACACTGCCATTTACGTTCACTGGAGTAGACTACTTTGGACCAATTGAAGTTGCTGTAGGAAGGCGTCGCGAGAAGAGATGGGGAGTTTTATTTACTTGTCTAAAAGTTCGCGCTGTTCATTTAGAATTGGTGCCATCTCTTTTAACGGATTCATTTTTACTGGCTCTAAAACTATTTATTGCGCGCAGAGGTGTGCCTCTTAAGTTGCTATCCGATAACGGAACGAATTTTCGGGGAGCCAGCAGAGTACTCGCGCAAGAGATCGAACGTATATCAACGTCAGCAGTGGAAAACAAGTATCCAGAGATGTCGTTTACTTTTATTCCTCCGGAATCGCCTCATATGGGCGGCAGCTGGGAGCATATGGTGCGTTCTACAAAGTCAATCCTGACGGAAATTCTGTCGAACGTCGGACTGCGCGAGGAAGATTGCGCGCTGCGTTGGCCGATGTCGAATGCACTTTAA